TTTGAGCTTTGAGACGAAACATTGAAATGTCCGATCGCATTTTACAAGCAGAAACGATCGCGGCGATCGCGTCGGCTATTGCCCCGGAAAGCGGTAGCATTGGTATCGTTCGCCTTTCCGGACAAACTGCCCTCGAAATTGCCCGTCGTCTCTTTTTTGCCCCGGGAAAGCAACAGTGGGAAACGCACCGCATTCTTTACGGTAGCGTGCGAGAACCCCAGACGGGCGAAGTTATCGATGAGGCGCTGTTGCTACTAATGCTGTCGCCGCGTTCGTTTACCCGCGAAGATGTGGTGGAATTTCACTGTCACGGCGGGATTATTCCGGTGCAGCGCGTTTTGCAACTCTGTTTGGAGGCGGGGGCGAGGTTGGCGCAACCGGGCGAATTTACGCTGCGGGCGTTCCTCAACGGGCGCATTGATTTGACGCAAGCCGAAAGCGTGGCGGATATCGTTAGCGCGCGTTCTCCCCAAGCGTCTCGTATGGCGCTGGCGGGGTTGCAGGGGAAATTGGCGCAACCGATTCGCGAGGTGCGGGGGATTTGTTTGGATATTTTGGCGGAAGTTGAGGCGCGGATTGATTTTGAGGAAGATTTACCGCCGTTACGGGAGGCTGCGATCGCGCAAAATATAGCAGATATTCTGGATAAAGTCACCGATATTTTAGCAACCGCAGATCGCGGCGAACTCCTACGCAGCGGTTTAAAAGTCGCGATCGTCGGTCGCCCGAATGTGGGAAAATCGAGTTTATTGAATGCTTGGAGTCGGAGCGATCGCGCCATTGTTACCGATTTGCCAGGAACGACTCGCGATGTCGTCGAATCGAACCTCGTCGTCGGCGGCATTCCCGTGCAAGTTCTGGATACGGCGGGGATTCGGGAAACGGCGGATACCGTAGAAAAAATTGGAGTCGAGCGATCGCGCCGCGCCGCTGAATCTGCCGATCTCGTCCTCTTTACCCTCGATGCGACAGCGGGTTGGACTGCTGAAGATGAGGAAATTTACCAACAAGTGCGCGATCGCCCCCTCATCCTCATTCTCAACAAAATAGATCTCGCCCCAGATTCTACTACTCCCTTTATTCCAAAAAACGTGCAAATTGTCAAGACTTCGGCGGCTAATAATATCGGCATTGAAGCCCTAGAGCGGGCAATTCTCAACAGCGTGCGAGGCGGGACGATAACCGCAGCGAATGCAGACTTCGCCATCAATCAGCGGCAAGCAGCAGCCTTAACTCGCGCCAGAATGTCTTTAGAGCAAGTTCGACAGACCATTTGCGATCGCCTGCCTTTAGATTTTTGGACGATCGACTTGCGCGGTGCAATTGCTGCCTTAAGCGAGATTACCGGCGAAGAAATCACCGAATCGGTTCTCGATCGCATTTTTAGTCGCTTTTGTATTGGGAAATAATCTTCAGATTAACTCTTACCCTATTAAAAGGTGGTACGTTGACAAGCTTAATCTGAAGGGAAAAGAGAGCGATAAAATCAAGATCTACAAAATGTTTCAGGAATTGAGTTATCCCCGGTTTTAAGCTTGCTAATGTACTACTTTGTTAGGCAAAGCGTTAGATTGTCCCGCAATCCATCCTGTTGTCCAGGCACTCTGAAAATTAAACCCTCCCGTTACACCATCGATATCGAGAATCTCGCCCGCAAAATACAATGCCGGACACTTGCGACTTTCCATTGTTTTAAAATTGACTTCTTTTAAATCAATGCCGCCGCAGGTTACAAATTCTTCTTTAAAAGTACCTTTGCCGGTAATGGCGTAGCGCCCGCGCGTCAGTTCTTCAACTAATGCAGTTAAGGCTTTTTTCGAGAGTTCCGCCCACGTTGTTTCGGAATTGATGCCGAGGGAGAAAACAAAGCGCTGCCAAAGGCGTTTGGGAAGGGAAACAGGACAGTGGGCGGCGAGGGAACGTTTGGGAAATTGGGCTTTGTAATCGAGCAGGAGTTGGCGCAGGGTTTCGGGTGTATGGGGCGGAAGCCAGTTAATTTGGAGAGACATTTGATAGTTGCGATCGCGTAAAATTCTTGCCCCCCAAGCGGAGAGTTTTAGCACCGCAGGGCCGCTCAATCCCCAATGCGTTATTAATAATGGCCCGATTTGTTCGATTTTCTCTTTTCCGGTTTCGAGTAAGCGTAAGTGGACGGTTTCAACACTCGCACCAGCTAAATCTTTTAAGCGTGCATCGTTAATATTAAAGGTAAATAAAGAAGGGACGGGTGGGATGATTGTATGTCCTAATTCTTTTGCCCATTGGTAAGCATGGGGATTGCTGCCGGTGGCTAACAGGACGCGATTGCACTCAAGCGTTTCTCCATCTTTCAACTGGATTGTAAATCCTGCTTCTTCATTTTGAATTTTTTCTACCTTCGCCCCCGTTCGCAAAATAACGCCGGCATCGGCTGCTGCTTTTAACAAACAATTGACGATAGTTTCAGAATTATCGGTAACGGGAAACATTCGCCCGTCGGCTTCGGTTTTTAGCTTTACGCCGCGACGAGCAAACCACGCGATCGTATCTTGCGGTTGAAAGCGAGAAAAAGCGCCGCGTAATGCCTTACCGCCGCGAGGATATTGCTGTACTAAAAGGGCAGGATCGAAGCAGTGATGGGTAACGTTGCAGCGTCCGCCGCCGGAGATGCGAACTTTGGCGAGTGGAGTGCGTCCGGCTTCCAGTAATAAAACTCGCGCTTGGGGATGAGAAGTGGCGCAAGTAATGGCTCCGAAAAATCCCGCTGCCCCTCCTCCAATAACAACAATTTGTAAAGGTTTATTCACGATTTACTCTTCTCGATTCACTGCATTTTCAACCAACTAAACACTTGTTCTGGAGTGAGTTTAAGTTCGATGCCT
The genomic region above belongs to Oscillatoria sp. FACHB-1406 and contains:
- the mnmE gene encoding tRNA uridine-5-carboxymethylaminomethyl(34) synthesis GTPase MnmE, which gives rise to MSDRILQAETIAAIASAIAPESGSIGIVRLSGQTALEIARRLFFAPGKQQWETHRILYGSVREPQTGEVIDEALLLLMLSPRSFTREDVVEFHCHGGIIPVQRVLQLCLEAGARLAQPGEFTLRAFLNGRIDLTQAESVADIVSARSPQASRMALAGLQGKLAQPIREVRGICLDILAEVEARIDFEEDLPPLREAAIAQNIADILDKVTDILATADRGELLRSGLKVAIVGRPNVGKSSLLNAWSRSDRAIVTDLPGTTRDVVESNLVVGGIPVQVLDTAGIRETADTVEKIGVERSRRAAESADLVLFTLDATAGWTAEDEEIYQQVRDRPLILILNKIDLAPDSTTPFIPKNVQIVKTSAANNIGIEALERAILNSVRGGTITAANADFAINQRQAAALTRARMSLEQVRQTICDRLPLDFWTIDLRGAIAALSEITGEEITESVLDRIFSRFCIGK
- a CDS encoding NAD(P)/FAD-dependent oxidoreductase — its product is MVNKPLQIVVIGGGAAGFFGAITCATSHPQARVLLLEAGRTPLAKVRISGGGRCNVTHHCFDPALLVQQYPRGGKALRGAFSRFQPQDTIAWFARRGVKLKTEADGRMFPVTDNSETIVNCLLKAAADAGVILRTGAKVEKIQNEEAGFTIQLKDGETLECNRVLLATGSNPHAYQWAKELGHTIIPPVPSLFTFNINDARLKDLAGASVETVHLRLLETGKEKIEQIGPLLITHWGLSGPAVLKLSAWGARILRDRNYQMSLQINWLPPHTPETLRQLLLDYKAQFPKRSLAAHCPVSLPKRLWQRFVFSLGINSETTWAELSKKALTALVEELTRGRYAITGKGTFKEEFVTCGGIDLKEVNFKTMESRKCPALYFAGEILDIDGVTGGFNFQSAWTTGWIAGQSNALPNKVVH